The following coding sequences lie in one Phacochoerus africanus isolate WHEZ1 chromosome 12, ROS_Pafr_v1, whole genome shotgun sequence genomic window:
- the LOC125112841 gene encoding uncharacterized protein LOC125112841, which produces MGPSPPPPRRMATAGPCGVVLTRSRPAQAVRGGAERVARAPARSFAGSVRRRRLRGNIFSQVLMDPETVDGTPPVPCSRVWPGRVHLGLRRAHVGSRSLDKTSFPTLSFPTPSECFPVGRSGGGDRPELDAVSWILGSQVPIWSSGQTDTCPRGQAGKGSPGWPAGSTSFLSLSLSLSLSPFLAVTLSGSTRWP; this is translated from the coding sequence ATGggtccctccccccctcccccgcgaCGGATGGCTACCGCTGGCCCGTGCGGAGTCGTACTGACGAGGTCTAGACCGGCACAAGCCGTGAGGGGTGGAGCGGAAAGGGTGGCTCGGGCCCCGGCGCGTTCCTTCGCGGGGTCCGTTCGTCGGAGGCGCCTCcgtggaaatattttttcccaagtcCTGATGGATCCGGAGACGGTGGATGGTACCCCACCGGTCCCCTGCTCCCGGGTGTGGCCGGGAAGGGTGCACCTGGGCCTGAGGCGTGCCCATGTAGGGTCCCGGTCGTTGGACAAGACTTCGTTTCCCACGCTCTCATTTCCCACGCCCTCGGAGTGTTTCCCGGTCGGTCGGTCGGGAGGTGGGGACCGGCCTGAGCTGGATGCTGTGTCCTGGATTTTGGGGAGCCAAGTCCCCATCTGGAGCTCCGGACAGACCGATACCTGCCCGCGTGGGCAAGCCGGGAAGGGTTCCCCTGGCTGGCCGGCCGGCTCCACCTCcttcctgtccctgtccctgtccctgtccctgtccccctTCCTTGCGGTCACGCTCTCCGGGTCGACCAGATGGCCCTGA